The Quercus lobata isolate SW786 chromosome 4, ValleyOak3.0 Primary Assembly, whole genome shotgun sequence genome segment cctccatccaaacttgTTGGAGTTCCCCTAAAAAAATCCCAAGATTGGACTTGAATTTCTTGTTTTGctgtttatgaaaaaaaaaaaaactccatccCTGTTTCAGTAGTTACTAGGCCAGTTGATCTGTGCTTGCTGAGTCTGCTGATAAACACTGCCACCAGGTCCCACCATATCAACAGCTCCAGCCATGGTCTGAGACTGTTGCATAATTGGGTGAACCATCGCTGCCGTTACTGCTTGCGCAGGGTGATAGACACCAGCAAAGGTGCCATGGCCAGCCTGTGTTGGGGTGAAAGTCACATGTTGACCCTGAGGTGGAAGGTTGTAAAATGAACTTGTTGGTAAGCTGGCTACATCTCTGCTGGGTGCAGCAACCCATACAGCTGAACCTTCGCtctgaaaaaatataaatccatCAACTATCATGAAATGGTGCCTTTCTTTCCAgcagttataaaataaaaggaaatgcaatttgatgagtttttatttttttccttttaaattcaACACTTAGGGTGAGTTTGAGATcagcttttagcttttaatttttatgtatagctttttaaaacctcactctttctcacttttttcaaaatacaagtataacacattttcagcaaaaagttttcaataaaAAGCTAGATAAGCTATTTCCAAACAGATACTTATTCTCCAACCTGTAAGTATATTCAGGCTGACCAAGCTCATTAAATAAGTCAAACTGTCAGACAGGTTAATTAGTTAAGAATACCATTAAAAGGTTAACCACCAACACCTCCAACAACCACAATCATCTCCACCATTTCCACAGCAATTTCTTAATGATGACCTTTTTCTATAAATAGAAAAGGTTTCATTAGTACTAATAATTACTTATACCTCAACGATGTCAACTACTGCACCACAATGCCACAACCTCCAATGCTGCTATAACTTTAGTTTATAGCATCATAACATCACAGCTAtttgtgaaattcaaatttgataCATAAAAAGGTGAGAAGGTCTAGCCTCAACTAATTTCTCATtatataaccttttttttttaattacttggCCCATTTAAAATGCAACATGATAATAATAACTACTGGGGGGGTTGAGGGGAAAcattaaaaacaagaaataaaagctaACCTGCTGCCCGCTAATGTATACATTACTTTCCTTGAACTGGGACACATTGAGATCCTCATTACTGGTTGAGTTTCCTGTGGTTGCAGCAGAACTGGGATTATAACCAGCTGGTGGGGAGCCATATGGCCCATAACCACCAGGCATTCCCATGTGTGCTGGATTTCCTGTATTAGTTCCTGGTTTGTATTGTGGAAGTGAGTATTTGACCCCTGTAGCAGGTGCTGGTGGTGGAGCTGGATATACACTGCCAGCTGGAGGCTGCTGAGGAAATGCACTGTTGCCCAAATATTGGTGGAGAGGTGGTGGAACGAAGAATGGGGAATAATAATGACCATAAGGAATGTAGTTTGGAGGATAATGGGATATATGAACCCCTGCTGGACGAAAGACAGGGACTGGCTGCTGAGTTACAGCTATTGAGCTTTGCATGAGGCCTGCAGCCTGAGTTGCCAGCGGTGTTGGACCTGCTGTAGATAGGACCCCACCCTGACAATTAAGCAATATAATAGCATCAAGATTTAAAAGGtatataaatatcaaaatatgtgTCCATGTGTCTGTGTCCAAAtgaacaaaaatacaaatacaatgATAATAAATAAGACACCAACCATTCTCGATTTGAAAGTAAAATCTTCCTTTTAACATTAACAAATAATGGTTATTCCCAATACTATATTTATtgattacttttttctttttcataagtTTATTGTAAGACTTTAATCAGCATTATTTGAGCAACACAATAATTTTCTTGAGAGCAAGGGTTACAGTTGAACTGATAACCATTGTCAAGATTGCACCTGCAGGTGCCAATGTGTGTGATGCCTACAGAGTATCTTGTTCTAGCAAGCACGTGAGATTGTTATTCAAGGAAACTGTGTCCAAAAACTCAGATGTTAACAATTTTGCCCTTTGTCATGAGATCACTCCccaaaattatcatttcatcttatttttggccaaaaactCTAATGTTAACAAATTGATATTCTCTAGCAAGATACTAATAAAACAAGCAACTTTTCTCTCAACATGAATGATAAACTAAGGTGCTTTATCTGCACAAACCTCTTGAGGTGACTGAGAACTTGGTGGAGGCAATACTGCGACATTACCATTGTACTTGGTGGCAGCTGCAGGATTAGCAAAAGGAGAAAGACGACCATCACTATCAGCACCTGAGCGGTAGAATTGAGCATAATAACTTGGATCGTATGGTTGCTGGACCTATAGACATAAAGGCAACTATTAACCACCAGCAATTACATTTAAAGCCTAAAATAGAGTAAACCAAATTATAGTAAAACCAATCAGCAACGACCATCATTAGATCAAAGTTTGAAATCACAAGCCAAAATCATTCATAATATGTGGCATATGTAATCAaacatgttatattttttactcACTTGAAATTAAATTTGGCAACAGGCAACcacacaaaaatttaatatgtaaatatcaGGTAGAAGACCAAAGGTTTGAGGGCTCACAATGTAGCTTGGAACACGGGAAACATCACGCACTTGAGACTCGCAGTTTTCAACTGGTGCAAGCTGACTCCCTATCATTGGAgggacaaaaccaaaaccatagGTTGGAGAAGTGTGAACCATTGAGTATTGATGGCCTCCTGATGGTAGTGTAGTGTCCTGCTTAGATTCGGTATACTCTGGGATAGCACTGGATGAGACATCACCATCACCAGATGATAAATTTTCGGGTACACGTGTAGGTGATTGTGGGTGATCAGGATAATCTCCCTCCTCGGCCGTTGCCAATGCATTTTGATTGCTGGAtccaacaatataatttttatattaaaaaaaaaagaagtgaaatgAAGTACACTATGGCAGAATGTGCATCAAGAGAAAATTGGTAGTTGAAATGCAAGGACTAGAAGTCAGTTTGTTTCTCACAGTTAAATAAGGAAGACTATTTAAAAACTTAATCCAAGCATACCCTCCCCCACCCCAACGAAAGCATTGGGCTCTTTGTAATCACTTCGCCTACTATGGTTATATCACTGGGAAAACAAGTCAAAAAGTACTTATTTTTACTCCccttattgttttcttttctcaagagattacaattttaaattctCATTATCAACTTGAAAGGAGAAGTAGAAAACAAGCCCCTGTTCCAAGAAAAACTTGGGGCCACAAAAGAGCTGACCCAAGCCAAGCTTTGCTTGTTAAAATTTACAGCTCAAGCTGGAATTGTACTGGTTTTGAGCAGTTAAACATAAGCTTGAGCTTCACTTGAGATAAGCTTGTTGAGCTCATGAGCAGTTTGATGcattttcataaactttttaaaatataaaaacactaACCATAATCGCCAAACGCCTTACTATAATAACTAGCTATGGCCCCAAGAGGTAGGAGACCAAATCATTGCAGTAGTAACAAATCAAAGTTGGAAAAAAGTATACTAATTTATagccaaagttttttttttggtataggagacttttttttttttttgataagtaatggaAGATATATAATAAAGAAGAACTCAGCCCCGTACATAGGAAATGTACTAAGAAGGCAAAAACATCAAGAAACCAAATTACAAAGATCAAACAAAGCAGGAAGAGATTAAACAAGAAAAAGCAGGTAAAACTAAGCACCATTCGAGAagagtaagaaagaaaaaagacttaaactCAAGAATGGACCATTCACAACCGTCAAAGCTTCTAGCATTccgctccctccaaatacaccacatcaaacagtgAGGCACCATCCTCCAAATAACTATATTACGATGATGCCTGAAGTTGCAAGACCAACAGTCTAACAAATCCACTACCCTTTGCGGCATCACCCAGCAAAAACCACCCAATAAACAAACTTAACAAGCTTTTATTGAGCTGAGCTTTGGGCTGCTCACGAATGTCTTGACTCATTTGCAGCCTTACTttatgtttggatggagggggaggAGAGGGGAAGGTGACTAGAAAAAAACTAACTATACCTTTAGGAAAACTAACTATTTAGAAGTAGATGAAAACTAGATAAATTTAATACAATATACATCATAACAAACCTTGAGGCCTGTTCATCCACAGATTCTTCAATACCCTGTGAAATTTCAGATAGAGATGTAGAGCTCTTGTCACTCACAGGACCACTGACATAGCTTGTAGTCACTCCAAAATCAGCACCAAAACTTCCAAAACTCAACTTGGTTCTTTCAGACTCAGGGACATGGATATGGTTTGGAAGAATAACAAGCTGACGTTGTGGAAGATGTAACTCCTCCAGCTTCTTCTGCAGTTTTGAAGTTGCTTCTTCCATATCAAGGACACTAGTGTCGTGCTGTGTCTGGGCAGTGGCTTCAACCAAAATAGTGGGAGCCTCAGGTGCAGCAGCTGTTCCAGAATCTTGAACATTAATATTTGTTGGCTTTGGTTTCCATTCCTTATTAGGACCAACTGTTGAAGacaaaatcataaactactcATAAATATTAAGTAAGTCATCAGAATTTCATTAATAACTCAGACTAAAACAATCAGTGTTATATCACAGAAATAGTTCTGGCTGACCGTAAAATGTTAGTAGATACAGCAAGAAGTAATTAGGCGAAAGATCGAATCAGCTCTAACTTCCTCATTTATAGCCAAAAAGATTGACAGAAACACATGCCTACAATGGCAATAATTCATTCAAAAGAGAATCAACTAGGCAATAGAgacagaaaatgaaaaaatctatAGTTTTCAAGTAGCAAAACACATGTACAACGTTCAGAAAACATCAGATAATTATTACAACCATAACTTAGCTTACAAATCAGCAAActcattgtttttttaaattaaaaaaaaaaaatgattggatAAGCAAATCAACAAACTCTTATCTAAAAGTACACATGCCCCAGATAAGAATAAAAATCATCTGCCCTGGACTACATAAGGACTGACTTAAAAATTCAAGGAATACAGGCAGCAACAACCAACTTTAGCATCCATGGAGAGTGTATCAGAACAAAAAAGGTCAGTAGCATAGCCATAATAAAATAGGTTCCATTATGTTAGTATTTATGTtggcttttatttttgttggggTGGGGTGTCTACATTATCATTTAAACTAATCCTTCATCAAAATCTCATAAAAACCTGTCCCACCTCTTAACATTTTCATGCAATACCCAACCCCccaatccccccccccccccccccaaaaaaaaaaaattaaataaataaacaaagaatgACGCAAAAGAAtgttatttcaaattaaatacctTTCTGAGGGCTAATTATTTGTTGTGGCCGGTTATTGTAATTAGATGAAGGCCGACTAACTGAAGAACCACTATGAGTTAATGTAGATGAGGGTTGTGAAGACTCAGCAAGCAGATTTTTCCCAACTCCTTGGGATTTGCTTGACATCTTTCCTTGTGTGGTAGAGCTAACCTCGGCAGCTGCTACATTAATCATTGATAATAACAAAACTGAGTTGATGAAatcataagaaaataaaagaatgtaATAAATGCAATTTTCAGAGTCCTGACCAGCAGATAATTTGTTCTCAGCAAGGACAACAGCATTTGGTTCACCAGGAGGTCGATTGCTCCCTACTTCACGTTTAATTGCACCCACAGCACCTGGGAGCCGTGAATCATTAGATGGTACCAGTACCGGGTCCAAAGGTGAGAAACAGACTgctgatgaagatgaagatgttgTCAATGCTGAAAAGTTACTGGAGCTTAGTGTCGGCTGCCTGTGCGAGTCCCCAGTTCCAAAGGTAATGACAGAATTTTTGTTTGCCTCGTCAGGAGGTGGTGCATTTCCCAAATTATTAATGGAAACAGAAGATGAAATTACTTCAGGACCATTGGCAATTACAGTTGTAGAGCTGCAAGGGATATTGATCGCATAACTTGTATGTAAGTTCACTAATTTATGAATTGTAAAACTACACTTTATTTGACTTGACAAGTATAAAAGAGAGTGGAATCATAAACTGTATCTACCTTATTGCCGAAATTTTATCTTTGGTTTTTGTGTCCTGAGAGGTTTGCAAAGTTGGAGTGACAGCCTTCTCTGCAGCTTTATTGACGCCATTCTCCTTTCCAGGGCCAGAATTCCTGCCACCACCAGCATCTGACAAGAGGTATAGAGGAGACAGCATCGCTTAGTCATTATGTCCAACCCCAATAATACATTTAACTTGAGAGAGCTTTATAAGGTGGCAGGGGAACTTCTCAACCCCACATGCCAAAAGTACAGAAAGGGTGTTTCACAAAAAAGTAAGCAAATGTAGAATTTATTGACCTATTActgaaaatgataaattatcaCAAGCCAGTGATGGTTAGAGCAAAATTATATTTGGAGATAGTCAACAAACAAAGAGACTTAATTACAACAAGATCAACCCAAGTTTATTGGGTAAAAAAAGACAGAGTACTCCAGTTAATAATTCTcaa includes the following:
- the LOC115986446 gene encoding GBF-interacting protein 1-like isoform X1; translated protein: MSGGGSSGVSIPIDIEKMIDDIKEITVNPSREEIYAMLKECSMDPNETIQKLLLQDPFHVVTRKHGKRKENPNNKESAESRWRPGAQGRGGRGGRGNFAPRHTSHDAGGGRNSGPGKENGVNKAAEKAVTPTLQTSQDTKTKDKISAISSTTVIANGPEVISSSVSINNLGNAPPPDEANKNSVITFGTGDSHRQPTLSSSNFSALTTSSSSSAVCFSPLDPVLVPSNDSRLPGAVGAIKREVGSNRPPGEPNAVVLAENKLSAAAAEVSSTTQGKMSSKSQGVGKNLLAESSQPSSTLTHSGSSVSRPSSNYNNRPQQIISPQKVGPNKEWKPKPTNINVQDSGTAAAPEAPTILVEATAQTQHDTSVLDMEEATSKLQKKLEELHLPQRQLVILPNHIHVPESERTKLSFGSFGADFGVTTSYVSGPVSDKSSTSLSEISQGIEESVDEQASSNQNALATAEEGDYPDHPQSPTRVPENLSSGDGDVSSSAIPEYTESKQDTTLPSGGHQYSMVHTSPTYGFGFVPPMIGSQLAPVENCESQVRDVSRVPSYIVQQPYDPSYYAQFYRSGADSDGRLSPFANPAAATKYNGNVAVLPPPSSQSPQEGGVLSTAGPTPLATQAAGLMQSSIAVTQQPVPVFRPAGVHISHYPPNYIPYGHYYSPFFVPPPLHQYLGNSAFPQQPPAGSVYPAPPPAPATGVKYSLPQYKPGTNTGNPAHMGMPGGYGPYGSPPAGYNPSSAATTGNSTSNEDLNVSQFKESNVYISGQQSEGSAVWVAAPSRDVASLPTSSFYNLPPQGQHVTFTPTQAGHGTFAGVYHPAQAVTAAMVHPIMQQSQTMAGAVDMVGPGGSVYQQTQQAQINWPSNY
- the LOC115986446 gene encoding GBF-interacting protein 1 isoform X2, encoding MSGGGSSGVSIPIDIEKMIDDIKEITVNPSREEIYAMLKECSMDPNETIQKLLLQDPFHVVTRKHGKRKENPNNKESAESRWRPGAQGRGGRGGRGNFAPRHTSHDAGGGRNSGPGKENGVNKAAEKAVTPTLQTSQDTKTKDKISAISSTTVIANGPEVISSSVSINNLGNAPPPDEANKNSVITFGTGDSHRQPTLSSSNFSALTTSSSSSAVCFSPLDPVLVPSNDSRLPGAVGAIKREVGSNRPPGEPNAVVLAENKLSAAAEVSSTTQGKMSSKSQGVGKNLLAESSQPSSTLTHSGSSVSRPSSNYNNRPQQIISPQKVGPNKEWKPKPTNINVQDSGTAAAPEAPTILVEATAQTQHDTSVLDMEEATSKLQKKLEELHLPQRQLVILPNHIHVPESERTKLSFGSFGADFGVTTSYVSGPVSDKSSTSLSEISQGIEESVDEQASSNQNALATAEEGDYPDHPQSPTRVPENLSSGDGDVSSSAIPEYTESKQDTTLPSGGHQYSMVHTSPTYGFGFVPPMIGSQLAPVENCESQVRDVSRVPSYIVQQPYDPSYYAQFYRSGADSDGRLSPFANPAAATKYNGNVAVLPPPSSQSPQEGGVLSTAGPTPLATQAAGLMQSSIAVTQQPVPVFRPAGVHISHYPPNYIPYGHYYSPFFVPPPLHQYLGNSAFPQQPPAGSVYPAPPPAPATGVKYSLPQYKPGTNTGNPAHMGMPGGYGPYGSPPAGYNPSSAATTGNSTSNEDLNVSQFKESNVYISGQQSEGSAVWVAAPSRDVASLPTSSFYNLPPQGQHVTFTPTQAGHGTFAGVYHPAQAVTAAMVHPIMQQSQTMAGAVDMVGPGGSVYQQTQQAQINWPSNY